In the Anastrepha obliqua isolate idAnaObli1 chromosome 1, idAnaObli1_1.0, whole genome shotgun sequence genome, one interval contains:
- the LOC129253205 gene encoding uncharacterized protein LOC129253205: MSNRNSGAFAASVFCFILLLCLQISAVRPAIHTRASSAANSNAIDEGAAEAEDNDSVVANELPIRKHQQRHQKPADVVKRDFSEKMSSQCANNASCLHTLANDMLLAYKSGETISLGFMDLAKLPPLADKDREKLNAAETGRGISSFIDFISGNAIRIPVGPMVFSVQRAEDDGNYIEIALLKKASGGQGRGGGLGGGGGGGGGDGMLSGLASMGSSGIGSGGNGGGLMGGGGNGGGGGNRGRFRKQKQDKKQFQMYIPMYLAATTFGWTMVAAKAVGLLTLKALAVSKLAFIVAAMVIVKKLMDNASEKMMYQFPEHTPYMMPYSMEYGMHPEMASGGEMYPAAMQLAAAPMQHHGGGHSGLESLSAESTLHHNIADMQNNTQVLAALNAVHMGPKVKREDAWLGKTAAGVGVRRPLVYNYIQPHHPYYRA, encoded by the exons ATGTCGAACCGGAATAGTGGCGCGTTTGCGGCCTCCGTGTTctgctttattttattgctttgccTACAAATCTCCGCCGTACGTCCAGCGATACATACGCGTGCCTCCTCGGCGGCCAACAGCAATGCCATCGATGAAGGCGCTGCGGAGGCAGAAGATAATGACTCAGTGGTAGCTAATGAGCTGCCGATTAGAAAACatcagcagcgccatcagaagcCTGCCGACGTGGTAAAAAGGGACTTTTCGGAAAAAATGTCATCGCAATGTGCCAATAATGCCAGTTGTCTTCACACATTAGCTAATGACATGCTTCTGGCTTACAAGAGTGGTGAAACTATTAGTTTGGGATTTATGGATTTGGCCAAATTACCACCGCTGGCGGATAAGGACCGGGAAAAGTTGAATGCGGCGGAGACAGGTCGCGGCATTTCTAGTTTCATTGACTTTATTAGTGGAAATGCAATTCGTATACCAGTGGGACCAATGGTGTTTAGCGTGCAACGCGCGGAGGATGATGGAAATTACATTGAAATTGCTTTGCTGAAGAAGGCTAGTGGCGGTCAAG GTCGAGGCGGAGGTCtcggtggcggtggcggtggtggAGGAGGTGATGGTATGCTTAGCGGCTTAGCGAGTATGGGTTCCTCGGGTATTGGTAGTGGCGGCAATGGCGGTGGCCTAATGGGAGGAGGTGGGAACGGCGGTGGCGGTGGAAATCGCGGACGTTTTCGAAAACAGAAACAGGATAAAAAACAGTTCCAAATGTATATACCAATGTACTTGGCGGCCACCACCTTCGGCTGGACTATGGTAGCGGCGAAGGCAGTTGGCTTATTGACGCTGAAGGCCTTAGCCGTTTCAAAGTTGGCATTCATTGTGGCGGCAATGGTGATTGTGAAAAAGCTGATGGACAATGCATCGGAAAA AATGATGTATCAATTCCCCGAACACACACCCTACATGATGCCCTACAGTATGGAGTATGGCATGCATCCCGAAATGGCTTCCGGTGGCGAAATGTACCCAGCCGCAATGCAATTGGCCGCAGCGCCTATGCAACATCATGGCGGTGGCCATTCCGGACTCGAAAGCCTCTCTGCGGAGAGCACTTTGCATCACAACATTGCAGATATGCAGAATAATACGCAGGTATTGGCAGCGCTGAATGCTGTGCACATGGGACCGAAAGTGAAGCGGGAAGACGCATGGTTGGGGAAGA CAGCAGCTGGAGTGGGCGTGAGGCGGCCATTGGTTTACAACTACATACAGCCACATCACCCATACTATCGCGCCTGA